The Podospora pseudocomata strain CBS 415.72m chromosome 3, whole genome shotgun sequence genome window below encodes:
- a CDS encoding hypothetical protein (COG:S; EggNog:ENOG503NZ40) — translation MSSGGGKTGPPPKQGQGPFSGVAPSSQAILLDKLGRRSTPDSEALASSDDEPEAFRQDNIPPTVQPPKPMRRASWLNDTTQQQPLRQRKESFASSSMSPTTSHPSTPAADPGASVWGASAGVLGRNHSGSGTFTWGNTGIWNTDRKEPPSRLTEVLPSPTSAAPPGGTASSFFGNDFTQTSPGPRETPNSQLPFPIPLHPTPKTYRSQSYSVGQLEPSESAMTAGVPSTIGSRVRPMGHSGLQHRPSRPSMLSEMANDSSLGKVNEDDDDDSTGSLQGSQHQEQAKTIEMLTRENMMLRQQQQFQNQARLRPRASTSSWGLGNGYFTQEPVPEESDYAIDEHDEANDGSEMAARRSLARRMSEYGPGTLRTPYLIENRKLENVKKGIWQSSLGFGGLGEPPQSRRHSFADVPTRQASISSISEAALEQASQDLSHSQEFPSAYNDNANFNTGNQVPSYFLSGNVASPAQQGLGQVGPYHNQYASPYGGMPGAYANRPISPHRGMYGVTQPRHTQSLYIVLFKCSRADVFYIQEGTGLSVKPGDLVIVEADRGTDLGTVAKDNVDWQTAKEYKEHYAEEQYRWLMMYSQNATSQDGAGAGLMAASNGLQGSAVGGMGPPSQNHMQEPNSGELKPKLIRRLAQPYEIQGLREKEGQEAKAKRVCQQKVKEHGLNMEILDAEFQGLEEAHILLLCRLIHQLQLSRHRPFQNLQNSHLDVGHQSGIFREPVPWASGSERYWSWSGR, via the exons ATGAGCTCCGGTGGAGGAAAGACGGGCCCTCCGCCCAAGCAGGGCCAGGGGCCCTTCTCAGGCGTTGCCCCCAGCAGCCAGGCGATACTGCTTGATAAACTGGGTCGGAGGTCGACGCCCGACTCCGAGGCTCTCGCCAGCTCTGATGATGAGCCCGAGGCCTTCCGCCAGGACAACATCCCGCCCACTGTTCAACCCCCGAAACCGATGcgtcgagcttcttggttgaACGATACtacgcagcagcaaccgtTGCGCCAGAGAAAAGAGTCTTTTGCCAGTAGCTCAATGTCTCCGACAACCTCTCACCCGAGCACACCTGCCGCTGACCCAGGGGCTTCTGTCTGGGGAGCCTCTGCCGGAGTGCTTGGGAGAAACCATTCGGGGAGTGGCACGTTTACTTGGGGAAACACTGGTATCTGGAATACCGACCGAAAGGAACCTCCTTCGCGCTTGACTGAGGTGCTTCCCTCTCCGACTTCAGCAGCGCCCCCCGGAGGTACAGCAAGCTCCTTCTTTGGCAATGATTTCACACAAACCTCGCCCGGCCCTCGAGAGACACCCAACTCTCAGCTTCCGTTCCCGATTCCTCTGCACCCTACCCCGAAGACGTACCGATCCCAGTCGTATTCCGTAGGCCAGCTTGAGCCTTCTGAATCAGCCATGACCGCCGGTGTTCCTTCCACTATTGGTTCCCGAGTCCGGCCGATGGGCCATTCTGGCCTTCAGCACCGTCCTTCTCGGCCTAGCATGTTGAGCGAGATGGCAAACGATTCGTCGCTCGGAAAGGTgaacgaggatgatgatgacgacagTACCGGTTCCTTGCAGGGAAGCCAGCATCAGGAGCAGGCCAAAACGATCGAAATGCTCACCCGGGAGAACATGATGCTgcggcaacagcagcaattcCAGAACCAAGCACGGCTGAGACCTAGGGCCTCTACCTCATCCTGGGGGTTGGGCAATGGCTACTTTACACAGGAGCCAGTTCCAGAGGAATCCGACTACGCCATTGATGAGCACGATGAAGCTAATGATGGCTCTGAGATGGCAGCCAGAAGGAGCCTTGCACGACGGATGAGCGAGTACGGACCGGGGACTCTTCGGACTCCCTACCTGATTGAAaacaggaagctggagaatgTCAAGAAGGGCATCTGGCAGAGCTCACTTGGGTTCGGTGGTCTGGGAGAACCTCCTCAAAGCAGACGTCACTCTTTTGCCGATGTGCCGACCCGTCAGGCTTCCATCAGCTCGATCAGTGAAGCGGCGCTTGAGCAGGCGTCTCAGGACCTTTCTCATTCGCAAGAGTTTCCGTCTGCGTATAATGACAATGCCAACTTCAATACCGGCAATCAAG TCCCATCTTACTTCTTGTCTGGAAACGTCGCAAGTCCTGCACAGCAAGGCCTCGGACAGGTGGGACCGTATCACAACCAGTATGCATCTCCGTACGGCGGAATGCCTGGTGCGTACGCCAACAGGCCCATCTCACCGCATCGGGGCATGTACGGCGTGACGCAACCCCGGCATACCCAATCACTCTACATCGTCCTGTTCAAGTGCTCCAGAGCCGATGTTTTCTACATTCAGGAAGGCACCGGTCTCAGCGTCAAGCCTGGTGACCTGGTAATTGTCGAGGCTGATCGTGGTACGGATCTGGGCACCGTCGCCAAAGACAATGTAGACTGGCAGACGGCCAAGGAATACAAGGAGCATTATGCTGAGGAGCAATACCGATGGCTCATGATGTACTCACAAAACGCCACCTCACAGGACGGGGCTGGTGCTGGTCTCATGGCCGCTTCCAACGGCCTCCAGGGCAGCGCTGTGGGTGGCATGGGGCCCCCGAGCCAGAATCATATGCAGGAGCCCAACTCGGGTGAGTTGAAACCAAAGCTTATCAGGCGGCTCGCGCAACCCTATGAGATTCAGGGATTGCGCGAGAAGGAGGGAcaggaggccaaggccaagcgTGTTTGCCAGCAGAAAGTAAAAGAGCACGGCCTTAACATGGAGATTCTGGATGCAGAGTTTCAA GGACTGGAAGAAGCTCACATTCTACTACTTTGCCGACTCATACATCAACTTCAACTCTCTCGTCACAGACCTTTTCAAAATCTACAAAACTCGCATCTGGATGTCGGCCATCAATCCGGCATCTTTCGCGAGCCCGTCCCTTGGGCTTCCGGCTCCGAGCGGTATTGGTCCTGGAGCGGTCGTTAA
- a CDS encoding hypothetical protein (COG:O; EggNog:ENOG503NYHI): protein MPSTKLLRGIAPLVAQPSSAAARRRTTTSLLRLRHQPPSQQPPRRAAHTTTSGLRPRLQPQSWHPTTPSPQQPKRTIFIQTEPTPNANSLKFLPNHPVLPESISTPFVEYLSPRSTISPPYPSPLAANLMNVDGVTSVFYGQDFITVTKSADAVWAHIRPEIFSLITEAITSGQPLVNISQQSASSPSTAEQEQESGERDSLEYDENDSEVVGMIKELLETRIRPAIQEDGGDIEFRGFENGIVMLKLRGACRTCDSSTVTLKNGIEGMLMHYIEEVQGVEQVLDEEEEIAIKEFAKFEEKLKAQKGAVPESTGKGGLDSVPG from the exons ATGCCATCGACCAAGCTCCTACGAGGCATCGCGCCTCTAGTAGCGCaaccctcctcggccgccgcccgccgccgaacaaccacatccctcctccgtctccggCACCAACCACCGtcacaacaacctccccgccgagcagcccacaccaccacctccggccTCCGCCCccgtctccaaccccaatCATGgcacccaacaacaccctctccccagcaGCCTAAGCgcaccatcttcatccaaaccgaaccaacccccaacgccaactccctcaaattcctccccaaccaccccgtcctccccgaatccatctccacccccttcgtAGAATACCTCTCCCCCCGCTCCACCATATCCCCCCCatacccttcccccctcgccGCAAACCTCATGAACGTCGACGGCGTCACCTCGGTCTTTTACGGCCAAGACTTTATAACAGTCACCAAATCCGCCGACGCCGTCTGGGCCCACATCCGCCCCGAgatcttctccctcatcaccgaagccatcacctccgGCCAGCCCCTTGTCAACATCTCCCAGCAATCtgcctcctccccgtccacAGCAGAGCAAGAGCAGGAATCCGGGGAAAGGGACAGTCTAGAATACGACGAAAACGACAGTGAAGTCGTTGGCATGATCAAGGAGCTCTTGGAAACGAGGATCCGCCCAGCGATTcaggaagatggaggggataTCGAATTCAGGGGTTTTGAGAATGGCATCGTCATGTTGAAACTCAGGGGCGCGTGCAGGACTTGTGATTCGAGCACGGTTACGCTTAAGAATGGGATTGAGGGCATGTTGATGCATTAT ATTGAGGAAGTTCAGGGCGTGGAACAAGtgcttgacgaggaggaggaaatcgccatcaaggagtttgccaagtttgaggagaagctcaaggcgcAAAAGGGAGCTGTTCCCGAGTCGACTGGGAAGGGTGGGTTGGATAGTGTGCCTGGTTAA